The genome window CACAGAAGCCTTGGCCAGCGGCACGGGTCTCTCCTGCGGGCCTCGCTCATTCTCCTTTCTAACCCCACTTTCGCCAACGCTGAAGAATAGCTTGAATTAGAAAGGAGTGGGCAAAGAAACCTCTGGTCTCTAATTTTGGCTTACTTTACGGTTCTCAGTTTAGGCTGCCAGCTTCGATGCACTGCTGTTCCGCTGGCTTTCATAGCTGCACAGAAGAAATGgcatctcccaccctgaaacagggaGCTCCACCTCACAAGATGCTTCCCCCATGCAGTTATTTGCCTTGAGAAAGCAATGCTTTATACCACCACACGGTTCTTCAGTAAATGCTGTCAGGTGTCTTGGGGAGCTTCTGGTTAGAAAGCAGGATGTagatcatgggtctgcaacctgcggctctctagatgttcatggactacaattcccatcagcccctgccacatggccaattggccatgctggcaggggctgatgtgatttgtagtacatgaatatctggagagcaacaggttgcagacccctgatgtagatctTTGACACATCAGCAGCACCCCCAGGACACCTGGGCAGGTCAGCCTCGACTGGCTCAGCTGATTAAGGCTCATGCTTGGTTTCCAATTTTGGTACATtcagttcacttttaaaatgccaATTATACCCTTCAGTCAAAGGGAGTGTTACAGTGGCTAGAATGCTACACCAGTACCTTGGGGAATCTGTGTTCAAACTGTTCCCTGTCATGAATCTCACTTTGGGCCAGTTATCTTCTTCCAGCTCAatcaacctcacaggattgttgtgagggagaaatgGCAGTCAACGGCCTCAAGCAGTCGAGCACTGTATGCAAGCAGTAATGTGCGTAATgcactagtgccgtggtggcgaacctttggcactccagatgttatggacgacaattcccatcaacccctgccaggatggccaattggccatgctggaaggggctgatgggaattgtcgtccataacatctggagtgccaaaggttcgccaccacggcactagtattagaaaagagcaggaaaacaggagCCACATCAGACAATAAAATCCTGGCTTCTGTAAGTATGGGAGGCAGTTAGCTCAGGGGTAAAATTCATCTCTTTCAGAGGAAGAAAACAGTCAAGCTGCAGTATTGTTATGCACTGCCTAAATccaaagaaccagggggcatccattgaaaatgctggggggaagaataaggactaataaaaggaaacacttcttcatgcaacacgtgattggcgtttggaatatgctgccacaggaggtggtgatggccactaacctagatagctttaaaaggagcttggacagatttatggaggagaagtcgatctctggctaccaatcttgatctgagattgcaaatgccttagcagacctgctccggagcagcagcagaaggccactgctttcacattttgcatgtgagctcccaaaggcatctggtgggcccctgcgagtagcagagtgctggactagatggactctggtctgatccagcaggctctttcttatgttcttagatagtCTTAGAATAAATTGGCACCATTCTTAGAATAAAACCCCAATATTAGTTTGGAATGATAAGCACTGTCCAGTGGTGATCCACCATGCTCCGAGTCCACGAGCACTCAATGAATAGCTCTAACTGTGAACTTAAGGCCAAGTGACCTCATTCCCTTGATTACTGAAATGCAAATAACCTCTGGACTGGGGAACAACAGCTGAAGTAAATCCAGAGGAGCTCCAGTGGACAACTTAAGTTGCCCTCCTGGCCTAAACAGATTGCTGAGAACAAGTCAGGCCCAGAGCACCCTACCCAGGGGCTACTGGAACAAGACAATCTGTGACATCTGAAAAGTGCAAAGTTAATTATTTGCAGAGCCTGACTGAAAGCACCAAACCCCACAAGTCATATAATCAAACCTGGAGTAACAGAACATGAAACAAAGCAACCAACAAATCTCTTGCCTTAGACTTCGTGCACAAGAAGACACAGGAAACGGCAGCTTTATGTGTCCCACTCCATGGCAAAGTTCAAACCCCTGACAGCCCCGCTGCTTTCCTCTCGAGTtcagcaggggtggggcaggaaatCACTGCATGTTATTTAGTTAGCTGTTAACACATATCAAGAACCAACCATACTGAACAGATGTCACCGTGTATCGTGCGCTCAAAAAGAGGCTTGACTTTTTGACCTCACCTCCCTTTCAGAGACGGAAACCCTACCCTTCCTAGAGGGCCAGTGTGACACGGGATAGAGGAGCAATCTCAGACAACTTTTCGTTTAACCCACCTCATAGGCCTGATGAGAACTTAAAACTTTTCTCTGAACTCCTGGAAGGAAAGGCAGAACACAGATGtaagaaataaaacacaaatttttaggttgttttttttttgtttacagattCAAGTTTCtcttctggattttttcagaTGGTCAGTTCATGAAGTACAGCCTATCTTTCTACATATTAGATATGAGCCCTCGCTTTTTAGCTCTTCATAAACAATATTAAGATCCCATAGTAGTTTTTTTTAAGAAGTCCAGGAAGCCAGAGGAAATCTCAGAGGTGTCCATCTAACTAACCTCACAGACCAGCAAACTAATTGATAGCAGCAGAGCAAGCTTACTGCCATGGGACAGCTTGCAGTCAGTACATAAGCATCATTCCTAGGACCCACCGGCAAGAAACAGAGGCATTAGAGGGGGGATAGGAGTCTGCCTTCCTGTGTCCATGCTGTTGTCCTGTTTGTACAGAGATAAGCTTTAGGAAACTGGCCGTGCATCTTTCATACACCCATAAGATAGACACCTGCACTAGACTTTGGAATTGTGTCTTGAAATGCTATCAAATAAGCTGAAGTAGATACGCTGGGATCCTGAGAGCCCAGCAGCACTATAAGTCACCATCTGCCACCACAGGGTGCATCCGAGTTTGAAAGGACCTTCATCATTGGTACCTTACGTGGTCTGTTGGGTTGATGATATTGTTTGCACTTCTTCCTCTTTGGAGGGCTGAGAAGCGGCAGCTGCTGCTTCCGCTGCCTTTTTGGCCAAGACCTGCTCTCTGCGCTGTTTCTTCTGCAGCTTCAGCTCCTTCCGTCTAGTTTTCTCCATCTCTTGCACCATCTCTTGGAACTGGGGGCTGCGATGATCCACGTTATAGCCCAGGCGCTCACGGGCCTCAGCCAGCAGCCGTTCCCGCCGTGCCTTCTCTTCGAGCTCCTTGGCCCTGCGCTCCTGTTTCTCACGGCGCCAGTCGGCAATCATCTGAGGCATCTTGGCCATTCTGGAAGCAATGAGCTCCTCTCTGTGAAGAGAGCAACAGCAAGAGGTTATCTCCACGAGTTAAAGGAACAAGGTGCAGGTTCTCTTTAGATACTTCCAGGTACACCAGACCCCTTTTATGGGGGAAGAATTACACCCTACAAGGGCGGGATGCCTTCCTGGGCCagcagacataagaacaagccagctggatcagaccagagtccatctagtccagctctctgctactcgcagaggcccaccaggtgccattgggagctcacatgcaggatgtgaaagcaatggccttctgcggctgttgctcccgagcacctggtctgttaaggcatttgcaatctcagatcaaagaggatcaagattggtagccataaatcgacttctcctccataaatctgtcttaagccccttttaaagctatccaggttagtggccatcaccacctcctgtggcagcatattccaaacaccaatcacaggttgcgtgaagaagtgtttccttttattagtcctaattcttccccccagcattttcaatgtatgccccctggttctagtattgtgagaaagagagaaaaatttctctctgtcaacattttctatcccatgcataattttatagacttcaattttaTAGACAATAAGCAAAGAACTGACCCGGGTCAGCTGAATGAGATGCCGCAGGTTCCTTTTAAGCATTTCTTTCCTTCAGTTGCTAACTTTTGATGTATTTATGtacacatttatatcctgctttcccccCCCTAAAGAATAACTCCTCATAAATTTGTATTTCATACCACTTTGAACTTCAAGGAATGTATacgtgtgtgtattaagtgctccACTGAACTGCAGGAGGCAAGTTTAAGGAAGTTGGACTCTTGATATTTCGGTCCCTTTTGTGTTGGATTCCACACATTCTTTTAACATAGTATTAgacaccttttaaaaatacacatctTGATCCCCGTCAAAACACCTTATTAGTTTTCCATGCTAAATCAGTTCTCTGGGTACAGCAAGATGGTCCCCCCCCGCCTATATGTTACAAAAGAGAACTTCATATACTGTTCTAATGTCTAGCCACCTGTTTGGGAGATCCTTTGGAAATACTTTCAGGTGCTTTGAATTTTACTGCTTTGAATACTTGGGTATTGCCAGTCTGTGTGCCCAACCATGTGACTGTGAACTTGTTTAATACCAAAATTTTTGCTGAACAGCTTTAGAGTTCTTCACAGCTGACTGAAACAGATATGTGCTTTAGTCTTACTGGGTGTGTCACATTTTGGAAGCCTCTACAGTACATGTAGGGCCAACACAAGTACATGTAGGGCCAACACAAGAACTTGCCCTGATTCCAAAGAAGGTGGAGCACAGCAGAAGAAAGTGATGCTCCTCAAAGACCCATTGCTATGTCAGGAAGGatacctgagcagcagtggcatagtggctaagagcaggtgcattctgatctggaggaaccgggtttgattctccgctctgccgcttgagttgtggaggcttatctggggaattcagattaacctgtgcactcccacacatgtcagctgggtgaccttgggctagtcacagcttttcggagctctctcagccccacccacctcacagggtgtttgttgtgaggggggaagg of Sphaerodactylus townsendi isolate TG3544 linkage group LG03, MPM_Stown_v2.3, whole genome shotgun sequence contains these proteins:
- the GADD45GIP1 gene encoding growth arrest and DNA damage-inducible proteins-interacting protein 1 — its product is MAAALAALGGRWLPVGLRGVRAYNARPLRLRLGGVYLPDPANPRTPAWQLEAAYEAKLYGRHGAASGVDPARLWLSPEQLAEEEAEERELCPSLREMEAALDARERQEEAQRRSREELIASRMAKMPQMIADWRREKQERRAKELEEKARRERLLAEARERLGYNVDHRSPQFQEMVQEMEKTRRKELKLQKKQRREQVLAKKAAEAAAAASQPSKEEEVQTISSTQQTT